One Halomonas sp. THAF5a genomic region harbors:
- the cobA gene encoding uroporphyrinogen-III C-methyltransferase, with amino-acid sequence MRAPSKPRSPFASPDALRRGFSALARLGSARLGLSPRGRAGRVGEADDDAARVSRRGECRPGRVHLVGAGSGDVELLTLKAARLLAQADAVVYDRLVGEEVLALIPAGRERYYVGKASGHHSVPQDEIGALLVTLARQGKSVVRLKGGDPGVFGRMGEELAALAEADVPAEIVPGITAASAACASMGIPLTDRAHAQQLRFVTAQLCREGGAPDWQALARRDETLVFYMGLAKVEAICAGLRGAGLPDDWPIMLVANASLPEQAALTGTLADMPARLAETPLPSPCLIVVGSVVRMVEAHPAAMARSEAGPSRA; translated from the coding sequence ATGCGCGCTCCGAGCAAGCCAAGATCCCCGTTCGCGTCGCCTGATGCCCTGCGCCGCGGTTTCTCTGCCCTGGCCCGGCTGGGCTCGGCCAGGCTGGGCCTGTCGCCGCGTGGGAGGGCCGGTCGCGTCGGCGAAGCGGACGATGACGCCGCGCGGGTCTCGCGGCGCGGCGAGTGTCGCCCCGGGCGGGTCCATCTGGTCGGCGCCGGCAGCGGCGACGTCGAGCTGCTGACGCTGAAGGCCGCGCGGCTGCTGGCCCAGGCCGATGCCGTGGTCTATGACCGGCTGGTCGGCGAGGAGGTGCTGGCGCTGATCCCCGCCGGCCGCGAGCGCTACTACGTCGGCAAGGCCAGCGGCCACCACAGCGTGCCCCAGGACGAGATCGGCGCGCTGCTGGTGACGCTGGCGAGGCAGGGCAAGTCGGTGGTGCGTCTCAAGGGCGGCGACCCCGGCGTGTTCGGCCGCATGGGCGAGGAGCTCGCGGCCCTGGCCGAGGCCGACGTCCCGGCGGAGATCGTGCCCGGCATCACCGCCGCCTCGGCGGCCTGCGCCTCGATGGGCATTCCGCTCACCGACCGCGCCCACGCCCAGCAGCTGCGCTTCGTCACTGCGCAGCTGTGCCGCGAGGGCGGCGCGCCGGATTGGCAGGCGCTGGCCCGCCGCGACGAGACCCTGGTGTTCTACATGGGGCTGGCCAAGGTCGAGGCGATCTGTGCCGGGCTTCGTGGCGCCGGTCTGCCCGACGACTGGCCGATCATGCTGGTGGCCAACGCCAGCCTGCCCGAGCAGGCCGCCTTGACCGGCACCCTGGCGGACATGCCGGCGCGCCTCGCCGAGACGCCGCTGCCGTCGCCCTGCCTGATCGTGGTGGGCAGCGTGGTGCGCATGGTCGAGGCCCACCCGGCGGCCATGGCGCGGTCTGAGGCCGGCCCATCCCGGGCGTGA
- a CDS encoding dienelactone hydrolase family protein, producing MRHLFTLACLGTCLFTGAIGVQAQNEPASSPKAEQVALQSGPRVVGEVFEYATGGTTYQGYLARNASIDQPQPAVLVVHEWWGLDGYARARADQLAALGFVALAVDMYGDGKLAGHPAEAKEFSSRVMQDWPAARARLEAAMARLGEHPAVADGGMAAIGYCFGGSVVMNMALSGMPLEAAISFHGVPTVAVNMPQAFEGSVRIHNGAEDGFVARDDLVAMAGALKAQGADVMVTNYPGASHGFTNPEADAFAAQHDLPLAYDAAADAASWQAALLTLDATLNDND from the coding sequence ATGCGACACCTATTCACCCTGGCATGCCTGGGCACATGCCTGTTCACGGGCGCAATCGGCGTTCAGGCCCAGAACGAGCCCGCCTCCTCGCCCAAGGCGGAGCAGGTCGCCCTGCAGTCCGGGCCCCGCGTGGTCGGAGAGGTCTTCGAGTATGCCACCGGCGGCACCACCTATCAGGGCTACCTGGCACGCAATGCCAGCATCGACCAGCCACAGCCGGCGGTCCTGGTGGTGCACGAATGGTGGGGACTGGACGGCTATGCCCGGGCGCGGGCCGATCAGCTCGCAGCACTCGGCTTCGTGGCCCTGGCCGTTGACATGTACGGCGATGGCAAGCTGGCGGGACACCCCGCCGAGGCCAAGGAGTTCTCCAGCCGAGTGATGCAGGACTGGCCGGCGGCACGCGCCAGGCTCGAGGCCGCGATGGCCAGGCTGGGGGAGCATCCGGCGGTGGCCGATGGCGGCATGGCGGCGATCGGCTACTGTTTCGGCGGCAGCGTGGTGATGAACATGGCGCTCTCCGGCATGCCGCTCGAGGCCGCGATCAGCTTTCACGGGGTGCCGACGGTGGCCGTGAACATGCCCCAGGCCTTCGAGGGCAGCGTGCGCATCCATAATGGCGCCGAGGACGGCTTCGTGGCGCGCGACGACCTGGTGGCGATGGCCGGGGCGCTCAAGGCCCAGGGCGCCGACGTCATGGTGACGAACTATCCGGGGGCCAGTCACGGCTTCACGAACCCCGAGGCCGATGCCTTCGCCGCCCAGCACGACCTGCCCCTGGCCTACGATGCCGCCGCCGATGCCGCCTCCTGGCAGGCGGCGCTGCTGACTCTGGACGCCACCCTCAACGATAACGACTGA
- a CDS encoding NarK family nitrate/nitrite MFS transporter encodes MEIQNKANRIRLFNGKTPQMRAFHFSWFAFHICFFGWFGIAPLMAVVRDDLGLTKTQIGNTIIASVAITVIVRLAIGVLCDKIGPRRAYTWLLCLGSVPVMCIGFADSFESFFLARLAIGAIGASFVITQYHTSVMFAPNVVGTANATSAGWGNLGGGTTQILMPLIFSGILMLGVSETLGWRLAMVVPGVVLFLTGIAYYLFTQDAPNGNFDELRARGELPEANGEHGMAASFATAAKDIRVWALFVVYAACFGVELTLHNIAAIYFFDNFDLTLATAGLIAGLFGLMNLFARTLGGVFSDLFARNAGLKGRVRWLFIAMLCEGIALLFFSQMQVLALAIGIMLVFSLFVQMAEGATFGVVPFVNKKALGAVAGIVGAGGNAGAVAAGFLFRSEALTYQEGLFYLGIAVIIASLCALVVRFSPAVEAEENAAYQDAAGAAPSAALSLR; translated from the coding sequence ATGGAAATCCAAAACAAGGCCAACAGGATACGTCTGTTCAACGGCAAGACGCCGCAGATGCGCGCCTTCCACTTCTCCTGGTTCGCCTTCCACATCTGCTTCTTCGGCTGGTTCGGTATCGCCCCCCTGATGGCGGTGGTGCGAGACGACCTCGGCCTGACCAAGACCCAGATCGGCAACACCATCATCGCCTCGGTGGCCATCACCGTGATCGTGCGCCTGGCCATCGGGGTGCTGTGCGACAAGATCGGCCCGCGCCGCGCCTATACCTGGCTGCTGTGCCTGGGCTCGGTGCCGGTGATGTGCATCGGCTTCGCCGACAGCTTCGAGTCCTTCTTCCTGGCACGCCTGGCCATCGGGGCCATCGGCGCCTCCTTCGTCATCACCCAGTACCACACCTCGGTGATGTTTGCGCCCAACGTGGTGGGCACCGCCAATGCCACCTCGGCCGGCTGGGGCAACCTCGGCGGCGGCACCACCCAGATCCTGATGCCCCTGATCTTCTCCGGCATCCTGATGCTCGGCGTGAGCGAAACCCTCGGCTGGCGCCTAGCCATGGTGGTGCCCGGCGTGGTGCTGTTCCTCACCGGCATCGCCTACTACCTGTTTACCCAGGACGCCCCCAACGGCAACTTCGACGAGCTACGGGCCCGCGGCGAGCTGCCCGAGGCCAATGGCGAGCACGGCATGGCCGCGAGCTTCGCCACCGCCGCCAAGGACATCCGCGTCTGGGCGCTGTTCGTGGTCTATGCCGCCTGCTTCGGCGTCGAGCTGACCCTCCACAATATCGCCGCCATCTACTTCTTCGACAACTTCGACCTGACGCTGGCCACCGCCGGCCTGATTGCCGGCCTGTTCGGCCTGATGAACCTCTTCGCCCGCACCCTGGGCGGCGTCTTCTCCGATCTATTCGCCCGCAACGCCGGCCTCAAGGGCCGGGTGCGCTGGCTGTTCATCGCCATGCTCTGCGAGGGCATCGCGCTGCTGTTCTTCTCCCAGATGCAGGTGCTGGCGCTCGCCATCGGCATCATGCTGGTGTTCAGCCTCTTCGTGCAGATGGCCGAAGGCGCCACCTTCGGCGTGGTGCCCTTCGTCAACAAGAAGGCGCTGGGCGCGGTGGCCGGCATCGTCGGCGCCGGGGGCAACGCCGGGGCCGTAGCGGCGGGCTTCCTGTTCCGCTCCGAGGCCCTGACCTACCAGGAAGGCCTGTTCTATCTCGGCATCGCGGTCATCATCGCCTCGCTGTGCGCCCTGGTGGTGCGCTTCTCCCCCGCGGTCGAGGCCGAGGAGAACGCCGCCTACCAGGACGCCGCCGGGGCGGCGCCCTCGGCGGCCCTGTCGCTGCGCTGA
- a CDS encoding ABC transporter ATP-binding protein, with product MLASFLGVFRYSHRALALVWQTSRPLTLGLALCTLVAGVLPAVAAWIGQLIVDAVVAAMALHRETGRVEWWGVLRYVLAEAGVIATIALAQRGLAAQQSLLRALLGQKVNVMILEKAGTLSLAQFEDSEFYDKLTRARREASTRPLGLVNKTFGLAQNAISLASFGVLLVQFSPWAILVLVIGALPVFVSEAKFSGDAFRLFRWRSPQTRMQMYLETVLAREDSIKEVKLFGLEPLLLDRYRTIFDTLYDEDRRLTLRRETWGFLLGLLGTLAFYGAYAWVVVETVTGALTLGEMTMYLMVFKQGQAALSASLTAIGGMYEDNLYLSNLYEYLEQPVPTEGGTLTEGARPGDGIRFEGVGFTYPGSTTPALAGVSLHLQPGESLALVGANGSGKTTLIKLLTRLYEPTEGRILLDGSDLRDWEIATLRRRIGVIFQDFVRYQMKVGENLGAGDVEAFGDEARWQEAARRGLADAFIAEMPGGYHTQLGRWFKGGQELSGGQWQKIALSRAYMREGADILVLDEPTAAMDAAAEAAVYADFREHSRDRMTLLISHRFSTVRAADWILVIDGGEILEQGDHASLMAEGGRYARLFRLQAKGYA from the coding sequence ATGCTCGCCAGCTTCCTCGGCGTCTTTCGCTACAGCCATCGCGCCCTGGCGCTGGTCTGGCAGACCTCGCGGCCGCTGACCCTGGGGCTCGCGCTCTGCACCCTGGTCGCCGGCGTGCTGCCGGCGGTGGCGGCCTGGATCGGCCAGCTGATCGTCGACGCCGTGGTCGCGGCGATGGCGCTGCATCGCGAGACCGGCCGCGTCGAGTGGTGGGGAGTGCTGCGCTACGTGCTGGCGGAGGCCGGGGTGATCGCCACCATCGCCCTGGCCCAGCGCGGCCTGGCCGCCCAGCAGTCGCTGCTGCGCGCCCTGCTCGGCCAGAAGGTCAACGTGATGATCCTCGAGAAGGCCGGCACCCTGTCGCTCGCGCAGTTCGAGGACTCCGAGTTCTACGACAAGCTGACCCGCGCCCGCCGCGAGGCCTCGACGCGCCCGCTGGGCCTGGTCAACAAGACCTTCGGCCTGGCCCAGAACGCCATCTCGCTGGCGAGCTTCGGGGTGCTGCTGGTGCAGTTCTCGCCCTGGGCGATCCTGGTGCTGGTGATCGGCGCCCTGCCGGTGTTCGTCTCGGAGGCCAAGTTCTCGGGGGACGCCTTCCGGCTGTTCCGCTGGCGCTCCCCCCAGACCCGCATGCAGATGTACCTGGAGACGGTGCTGGCCCGGGAGGACAGCATCAAGGAGGTCAAGCTGTTCGGCCTGGAGCCGCTGCTGCTGGATCGCTACCGGACGATCTTTGACACCCTCTACGACGAGGACCGACGCCTGACCCTCCGCCGGGAGACCTGGGGCTTCCTGCTCGGCCTGCTGGGCACCCTCGCCTTCTATGGCGCCTACGCCTGGGTCGTGGTGGAGACCGTGACCGGCGCGCTGACCCTGGGCGAGATGACCATGTACCTGATGGTCTTCAAGCAGGGCCAGGCGGCGCTCTCGGCGAGCCTCACGGCGATCGGCGGCATGTACGAGGACAACCTCTACCTCTCGAACCTCTACGAGTACCTCGAGCAGCCGGTGCCCACCGAGGGCGGCACCCTGACCGAGGGCGCGCGGCCGGGCGACGGCATCCGCTTCGAGGGCGTGGGCTTCACCTATCCGGGCAGCACGACGCCGGCGCTCGCAGGGGTCTCGCTGCACCTGCAGCCGGGCGAGAGCCTCGCCCTGGTGGGCGCCAACGGCTCGGGCAAGACCACCCTGATCAAGCTGCTGACCCGGCTCTACGAGCCGACCGAGGGGCGCATCCTGCTCGACGGCAGCGACCTGCGCGACTGGGAGATCGCCACGCTGCGCAGGCGCATCGGGGTGATCTTCCAGGACTTCGTGCGCTACCAGATGAAGGTGGGCGAGAACCTCGGCGCCGGGGACGTCGAGGCCTTCGGCGACGAGGCACGCTGGCAGGAGGCGGCGCGCCGCGGCCTGGCCGACGCCTTCATCGCCGAGATGCCGGGCGGCTACCACACCCAACTGGGCCGCTGGTTCAAGGGCGGCCAGGAGCTCTCCGGCGGCCAGTGGCAGAAGATCGCCCTCTCCCGGGCCTACATGCGCGAGGGCGCCGACATCCTGGTGCTCGACGAGCCCACCGCGGCCATGGACGCCGCGGCGGAGGCCGCCGTCTATGCCGACTTCCGCGAGCACAGCCGCGACCGCATGACCCTGCTGATCTCCCACCGCTTCTCGACGGTCCGTGCCGCCGACTGGATCCTGGTGATCGACGGCGGCGAGATCCTCGAACAGGGCGACCATGCGAGCCTGATGGCCGAGGGCGGCCGCTACGCGCGGCTGTTCCGCCTGCAGGCGAAGGGCTACGCGTGA
- a CDS encoding PLP-dependent aminotransferase family protein yields the protein MDIQAQARARCRWLPDLEGADTPRYQALVDQLAADIAAGTLAPGERLPPQRLLADALKVTVGTITRAYREAERRGLVEARVGSGTRVRSASPEAPRFHHLSRAEAGSIDLSLSVPIPHPWRAEQLAGVLSRLSHSPSAVEAALAYPSEQGSPACREALADWLTRQGLPMSAEELILTAGGQHADFLALQALVQPGEAVASAALTYPGMIATGRQLGLKHVAVPMDDEGIRPEALERLCQQQRIRLLYVMPEHNNPTGARMGEARRQAIVEVARRHDLLLLEDGVQFVTAATRGTPFYRLAPERALYIFSVSKLLAGGLRLGALRAPSNLMPRLTAALRAQCWAMPALMTHAAVDWLTGDEADTLIAWQWQEVAARQHLLAQRLEGHEIIAHPCGFHAWLRLPEPWRAVDVVARAAERGVTLLGADPFCVGSQPAPQAVRICVTPPAERDRLDEGLCRLAALLEEEPRRVSPLV from the coding sequence ATGGACATCCAGGCCCAGGCCCGCGCGCGCTGCCGCTGGCTGCCCGACCTCGAGGGCGCCGACACCCCGCGCTACCAGGCGCTGGTCGACCAGCTGGCTGCCGACATCGCTGCCGGCACCCTCGCCCCCGGCGAGCGCCTGCCGCCCCAGCGCCTGCTGGCCGATGCGCTCAAGGTGACCGTCGGCACCATCACCCGCGCCTACCGTGAGGCCGAGCGCCGCGGCCTGGTCGAGGCCCGGGTCGGCAGTGGCACCCGGGTACGCTCGGCCTCCCCCGAGGCGCCCCGCTTCCACCACCTCTCCCGGGCGGAGGCGGGCAGCATCGACCTCTCGCTGAGCGTGCCGATCCCCCACCCCTGGCGGGCCGAGCAGCTCGCCGGGGTGCTGTCGCGGCTCAGCCACTCTCCGTCCGCCGTCGAGGCCGCCCTGGCCTACCCCTCCGAGCAGGGCAGCCCGGCCTGCCGCGAGGCGCTGGCCGACTGGCTGACCCGCCAGGGCCTGCCGATGTCGGCCGAGGAGCTGATCCTCACCGCCGGCGGCCAGCATGCCGACTTCCTGGCGCTGCAGGCGCTGGTGCAGCCCGGCGAGGCGGTCGCCTCGGCGGCCCTCACCTACCCCGGCATGATCGCCACCGGCCGCCAGCTGGGCCTCAAGCACGTGGCGGTGCCGATGGACGACGAGGGCATCCGGCCCGAGGCGCTGGAACGGCTCTGCCAGCAGCAGCGCATCCGCCTGCTCTACGTCATGCCCGAGCACAACAACCCCACCGGCGCGCGGATGGGCGAGGCGCGGCGCCAGGCGATCGTCGAGGTGGCCCGGCGCCATGACCTGCTGCTGCTCGAGGACGGCGTGCAGTTCGTTACCGCCGCGACCCGCGGCACGCCCTTCTATCGGCTGGCCCCGGAGCGCGCGCTCTACATCTTCAGCGTCTCCAAGCTGCTCGCCGGGGGGCTGCGCCTGGGCGCCTTGCGGGCGCCGAGCAACCTGATGCCGCGCCTCACCGCCGCCCTACGTGCCCAGTGCTGGGCGATGCCGGCGCTGATGACCCACGCCGCCGTCGACTGGCTGACCGGCGACGAGGCCGATACCCTGATCGCGTGGCAGTGGCAGGAGGTGGCCGCGCGCCAGCACCTGCTCGCCCAGCGCCTTGAAGGCCATGAGATCATCGCCCACCCCTGCGGCTTCCACGCCTGGCTGCGCCTGCCCGAGCCGTGGCGGGCGGTGGATGTGGTGGCGCGCGCCGCCGAGCGCGGCGTCACCCTGCTCGGCGCCGATCCCTTCTGCGTGGGCAGCCAGCCCGCCCCCCAGGCGGTGAGGATCTGCGTGACGCCGCCCGCGGAGCGCGACCGGCTCGACGAGGGGCTATGCCGGCTGGCCGCGCTGCTCGAGGAAGAGCCCCGGCGGGTCTCGCCGCTGGTCTGA
- a CDS encoding LysE family translocator, whose product MTLPLPELLALVGPMILFAISMSATPGPNNMMLTASGANFGFLRTLPHMLGISIGVMGLMGAVALGLGALFEQWPPLQQGLKLVGSAYLLWLAYRIATAPPPSGEGADARARPLTFWQAAAFQFANPKAWVMAISGIASFTLSGDAFLASAVVVIAVMGMTNLPSIALWAGFGVAVGRLMTTRRHWRIFNAVMGLLTAACVVMILG is encoded by the coding sequence ATGACCCTCCCGCTGCCCGAGCTGCTTGCCCTGGTCGGCCCGATGATCCTGTTCGCGATCAGCATGTCCGCCACGCCCGGTCCCAACAACATGATGCTGACCGCCTCGGGCGCCAACTTCGGCTTCCTGCGCACCCTGCCGCACATGCTCGGCATCTCGATCGGCGTGATGGGGCTGATGGGCGCCGTGGCGCTGGGGCTCGGTGCGCTGTTCGAGCAGTGGCCGCCGCTGCAGCAGGGGCTGAAGCTCGTCGGCAGCGCCTACCTGCTGTGGCTGGCCTACCGGATCGCTACGGCGCCGCCGCCGAGCGGCGAGGGCGCCGATGCCCGGGCGCGGCCGCTGACCTTCTGGCAGGCCGCGGCCTTCCAGTTCGCCAATCCCAAGGCCTGGGTGATGGCGATCTCGGGGATCGCCTCCTTCACGCTCTCCGGCGATGCCTTCCTGGCCTCGGCGGTGGTGGTGATTGCGGTGATGGGCATGACCAACCTGCCGTCGATCGCGCTCTGGGCGGGCTTCGGGGTGGCCGTCGGCCGCCTGATGACCACCCGGCGCCACTGGCGGATCTTCAACGCCGTGATGGGCCTTCTGACCGCGGCCTGCGTGGTGATGATCCTCGGCTGA
- a CDS encoding peptidoglycan DD-metalloendopeptidase family protein, producing the protein MMRILHSLPRTHKLLLLPVATMVTVLGAQKVLTTFEDVQRDRQSLDTVHVPLEADASPGLPNLDARRDAVSGALARANQALDATRGHVPISSLTASEIIDVDFIEAARAKRTETGVPETLAMPAASGPAPRGAEADAEDDAVRLDEGAQHMAMVIGTIAAGMLELEDGVVADATSYEEVSEDELALFDEGPIVLDQEIAANEPYVPQWQTYTVQSGDTFAIMAQEHLEMGYSEVMGLIDTLPEPRLLTHWRVGDRFEYQLDEQGDLLALRMMKNARDGYLIERQENAFEVATIERAGEATQRLFAGTISGSFARSAKATGLTSAEVAELSRVLEKKLDFRRDTRRGDRFQVLVESDIIDGESLDPRVLAVAYEGARMNLTVVRNPDDNRFYTPEGDSLDPAFNRYPFEGRYRLSSHFNPRRLHPVTGRISPHKGTDFAMPIGTAVHAPADGRVEKVGHHPAAGRYVVIRHDNGYKTRYLHLSRPMVSNGQRVTMGERIALSGNTGRSTGPHLHYEVLVNNRQVNAMKVALPDNQSLEGERLVAFQRQAEPMLAALASGETGAVVASTEPSAEDDDEG; encoded by the coding sequence ATGATGCGAATCCTTCATTCGCTACCCCGCACCCATAAACTGCTGCTGTTACCCGTCGCCACCATGGTAACCGTGCTGGGAGCCCAGAAGGTCCTCACCACCTTCGAAGACGTTCAACGTGATCGCCAGTCGCTCGATACCGTGCACGTTCCCCTCGAGGCCGACGCCAGCCCCGGCCTGCCCAACCTCGATGCCAGGCGCGACGCGGTGAGCGGCGCCCTGGCGAGGGCCAACCAGGCGCTGGACGCGACGCGCGGCCACGTGCCGATCTCCTCGCTGACCGCCTCGGAAATCATCGACGTCGACTTCATCGAGGCCGCACGCGCCAAGCGGACCGAGACCGGGGTGCCCGAGACCCTCGCCATGCCCGCCGCGTCGGGCCCCGCCCCGCGCGGTGCCGAGGCCGATGCCGAAGACGACGCGGTGCGCCTGGACGAGGGCGCCCAGCACATGGCCATGGTCATCGGCACCATCGCCGCCGGCATGCTCGAGCTCGAGGACGGCGTGGTGGCCGATGCCACCTCCTACGAGGAGGTCAGCGAGGACGAGCTGGCGCTGTTCGACGAGGGCCCGATCGTCCTCGATCAGGAGATCGCCGCCAACGAGCCCTACGTCCCGCAGTGGCAGACCTATACCGTGCAGAGCGGCGACACCTTCGCGATCATGGCCCAGGAGCATCTCGAGATGGGCTACAGCGAGGTGATGGGCCTGATCGACACGCTTCCCGAACCGCGCCTGCTGACCCACTGGCGGGTCGGCGACCGTTTCGAGTACCAGCTCGACGAGCAGGGCGACCTGCTGGCCCTGAGGATGATGAAGAACGCCCGCGACGGCTACCTCATCGAGCGCCAGGAGAATGCCTTCGAGGTCGCCACCATCGAGCGCGCCGGGGAAGCGACCCAGCGCCTGTTCGCCGGCACCATCAGCGGCAGCTTCGCACGATCGGCCAAGGCCACCGGCCTGACCAGCGCCGAGGTCGCCGAGCTCTCCCGCGTCCTGGAAAAGAAACTCGACTTTCGCCGCGACACTCGTCGCGGCGATCGTTTCCAGGTGCTGGTGGAGTCCGACATCATCGACGGCGAGAGCCTCGACCCGCGCGTGCTCGCGGTGGCCTACGAGGGCGCGCGCATGAACCTCACCGTGGTGCGCAACCCGGACGACAACCGCTTCTACACCCCGGAGGGCGACAGCCTCGACCCGGCCTTCAACCGCTACCCCTTCGAGGGCCGCTACCGGCTGAGCTCGCACTTCAATCCCAGGCGCCTGCATCCGGTCACGGGCCGCATCAGCCCCCACAAGGGCACCGATTTCGCCATGCCGATCGGCACCGCGGTGCACGCCCCGGCGGACGGCCGCGTCGAGAAGGTGGGCCACCATCCGGCGGCGGGCCGCTATGTGGTGATCCGCCACGACAACGGCTACAAGACCCGCTATCTGCACCTCTCCCGGCCGATGGTCAGCAACGGCCAGCGCGTCACCATGGGCGAGCGCATCGCCCTCTCCGGCAACACCGGCCGCAGCACCGGACCGCACCTGCACTACGAGGTCCTGGTCAACAACCGACAGGTGAACGCCATGAAGGTCGCCCTGCCGGACAACCAGAGCCTCGAGGGCGAGCGCCTGGTGGCCTTCCAGCGCCAGGCCGAGCCGATGCTGGCGGCACTGGCGAGCGGCGAGACCGGCGCCGTGGTGGCGAGTACCGAGCCGTCGGCCGAGGATGACGACGAGGGCTGA
- a CDS encoding pirin family protein, translated as MTTPATTRQVMHLRDTRPSQDGDGVKIQRLHDFDGGLDPFLMLDELGSDRPDDYIGGFPPHPHRGIQTLTYLIHGGLTHEDHLGHASTIQAGDAQWMHTGRGIIHSEMPLTDHRGLHAFQLWLNLAARDKLSAPTYRDVRAEEMPRLSGDRASLTALGGHWQTLAGDGVDGPLARLAGQGAVAHARLSSGGTLELAAPATMLLVYVFSGSLDVAGTRVETGQLARLGDGDALRLTGVEGGEALLLGGEPHGEPIAHYGPFVMNRQEELDQALRDYREGTLAE; from the coding sequence ATGACCACCCCCGCGACCACCCGGCAGGTCATGCACCTGAGGGACACCCGGCCCAGCCAGGATGGCGACGGCGTCAAGATCCAGCGCCTGCACGACTTCGACGGCGGACTGGATCCCTTCCTGATGCTGGACGAACTGGGCTCCGACCGGCCGGACGACTACATCGGCGGCTTCCCGCCGCATCCCCACCGGGGGATCCAGACCCTGACCTACTTGATCCACGGCGGCCTGACCCACGAGGATCACCTCGGCCACGCGAGCACCATCCAGGCGGGCGATGCCCAGTGGATGCACACCGGCCGCGGCATCATCCACTCCGAGATGCCGCTGACCGACCACCGGGGGCTCCATGCCTTCCAGCTGTGGCTGAACCTGGCGGCCAGGGACAAGCTCAGCGCCCCGACCTACCGGGACGTGCGTGCCGAGGAGATGCCGCGGCTGAGCGGTGACCGCGCCTCACTGACGGCGCTGGGCGGCCACTGGCAGACCCTCGCCGGCGACGGGGTCGACGGTCCCCTGGCGCGGCTGGCCGGCCAGGGGGCCGTGGCCCATGCGCGGCTCTCGTCCGGCGGCACGCTCGAGCTGGCGGCGCCCGCCACCATGCTGCTGGTCTACGTCTTCTCGGGCAGCCTGGACGTCGCCGGCACTCGCGTCGAGACGGGGCAGCTCGCGCGCCTGGGCGACGGGGACGCGCTGCGCCTCACCGGCGTCGAGGGCGGAGAGGCCCTGCTGCTCGGTGGCGAACCGCACGGCGAACCGATCGCCCACTACGGCCCCTTCGTGATGAACCGACAGGAGGAGCTGGATCAGGCGCTTCGGGACTACCGCGAGGGTACCCTCGCCGAGTGA
- a CDS encoding LysR family transcriptional regulator — translation MSRVTLAQWQMLAAVVDHGGFARAAEAIHKSPSTLNHAVHKLEQQLGVKVLEPVGRQVRLTEAGAMLLRRARQLIEGAEALEDVAGSLAEGLEAEVVLAVDQVFPSDALARALATFSAAFPHVRVQLHETVLNGGIEMLYDGSADLVVSGLAAQGFLGEPLVTVRFVAVAHPEHPLHGLGRTLDLRDLVQHRQLVVRDSAQRQSLDSGWLKAEQRWTVSHLETSIDMVKRGLGFAWLPETRLGEALTVGQLVPLPLAAGGIREIPVQLIHRDRDRAGPATRALAHHLQEAVTTCAPGADG, via the coding sequence ATGTCCCGTGTCACTCTGGCCCAATGGCAGATGCTGGCCGCCGTGGTCGATCATGGCGGCTTCGCGCGTGCCGCCGAGGCCATCCACAAGAGTCCGTCGACGCTTAACCATGCGGTGCACAAGCTGGAGCAGCAGCTCGGCGTGAAGGTGCTGGAGCCCGTGGGGCGTCAGGTGCGGCTGACCGAGGCCGGCGCGATGCTGCTGCGACGCGCCCGCCAGCTGATCGAGGGCGCCGAGGCGCTGGAGGATGTCGCCGGCAGCCTGGCCGAGGGGCTGGAGGCCGAGGTGGTGCTGGCGGTGGACCAGGTGTTTCCGTCGGACGCCCTGGCGCGCGCGCTGGCCACCTTCTCGGCGGCCTTTCCTCATGTGCGAGTCCAGCTCCACGAGACGGTGCTCAACGGTGGCATCGAGATGCTCTACGACGGCAGTGCCGACCTGGTGGTCTCCGGGCTTGCCGCACAGGGCTTCCTGGGGGAGCCGCTGGTGACGGTGCGCTTCGTCGCCGTGGCCCACCCCGAGCACCCGCTGCATGGGCTTGGCAGGACCCTGGATCTGCGCGACCTGGTGCAGCATCGCCAGCTGGTGGTGCGCGATTCGGCCCAGCGGCAGTCGCTCGACTCCGGCTGGCTCAAGGCGGAGCAGCGCTGGACCGTGAGCCACCTGGAGACCTCCATCGACATGGTGAAGCGCGGCCTGGGGTTCGCCTGGCTGCCGGAGACCCGCCTCGGCGAGGCGCTCACCGTCGGGCAACTCGTGCCGCTGCCGCTGGCCGCCGGCGGTATCCGCGAGATTCCGGTGCAGCTGATCCATCGCGACCGAGACCGTGCCGGGCCGGCCACCCGAGCCCTGGCCCACCATTTGCAGGAGGCCGTCACGACCTGTGCTCCTGGCGCGGATGGCTGA